One Anopheles marshallii chromosome 3, idAnoMarsDA_429_01, whole genome shotgun sequence genomic region harbors:
- the LOC128712688 gene encoding uncharacterized protein LOC128712688: MEDPLDQRSVIKGIPTPQSMEASVEIKQEPELDMELLLQASPWDFNIKDPLKNEIEIGETRVTTQDPFSMIQQTAIKSEPKAEENEGTEDYSHHNDSNISDATSDTSTTKEITPVNSKEELDKLEEFLNTDNNMQSMAERLNRLMSEQDVVNRLSEALYIVVNDKFLTQCSWLGSKREERKIGLKQYVNLQNLIQRVAENGVHKLESDEFQIFLKLKIFHAKERLRSKNMRKNVCRFKKFDIKSNEETNSLDPFFDAVSITEIIPVTSKEELARLERFLNTESNMQSMVERVSSSLTSDDVVNRMNDAFHQVLKVEFVTKVSWYGVSNRWGKIALRRYVNFLSLLQCVVEDGVHSLTKVEFERILKSTIHSAKRNLHSANLKNSVCKFTNGHSNSTSIQETNSSDPVMETESAATITPVNSKEELDKLEEFLNTDNNMQSMAERLNRLMSGQDVVNRLSEALYIVVNDEFLVQCSWLGSKRKERKIGLKQYVNLQNLLHCVAEAGVFRLEKDEFERILKSKIFHAKERLSQSVCGLKKFCTKSDEETHSLDPFFDAVTFTEIIPVTSKKDGRVIDTESGEKISPIVSKEELDKLEEFLNADNNMQSMVRRLSSLLTADDAKNRLSEALYIVVSNKLLSKCRWLGTGKDGLKIPFKRYMNLQKLLRLAADGGVHNMEKRNFETILKLKIFHAKRRLLNFKNMRKSVCRFRQRKTNSASVHKTPPIDSVTHTGKDTKISLETRCTTEIFPSQTRASKQISLEARASSTKISPGAGSNSIISDIKSKEELDKLEEYLNTENNMQSMAKRLNRLMSAQDVENRFNEALNLVVGVGFLTKCSWVGSRLTIGLQKYVNFQSLLRLLAEDSVHTLRKADLEKFFKMNINHAKGRKRTKQQK; encoded by the exons ATGGAAGATCCATTGGATCAACGCAGCGTAATAAAAGGAATTCCAACTCCA CAATCGATGGAGGCATCAGTTGAGATAAAACAAGAACCGGAACTGGATATGGAATTGTTGCTGCAGGCAAGCCCATGGGATTTCAACATCAAGGACCCATTAAAGAATGAAATAGAAATAGGCGAAACACGCGTAACAACTCAGGATCCGTTTTCCATGATACAACAAACTGCCATCAAATCTGAAccaaaagcagaagaaaatgaaggTACTGAGGACTACAGCCATCATAATGATTCAA ATATAAGTGACGCAACCAGTGACACTAGCACAACTAAGGAAATTACACCAGTTAATTCCAAGGAAGAGCTGGATAAACTGGAGGAATTCCTCAACACTGACAACAATATGCAGAGTATGGCAGAACGCTTGAACAGGTTAATGTCTGAGCAAGACGTTGTAAATCGTTTAAGCGAAGCTCTTTATATTGTTGTGAATGATAAGTTTTTGACGCAGTGTAGTTGGCTAGGTAGTAAAAGAGAAGAGCGAAAGATAGGTCTAAAACAGTACGTAAATTTGCAAAATCTGATACAGCGTGTGGCAGAAAATGGCGTGCACAAGCTGGAAAGTGACGAGTTtcagatatttttaaaattaaaaatatttcatgctaAAGAAAGATTACGCAGCAAGAATATGAGGAAGAATGTTTgtagatttaaaaaatttgACATAAAAAGCAACGAGGAAACCAACTCCCTAGACCCATTCTTCGATGCTGTATCAATTACGGAAATTATACCAGTCACATCTAAGGAAGAGTTGGCTAGACTAGAGAGATTTCTCAACACAGAAAGTAATATGCAGAGTATGGTAGAACGCGTAAGCAGCTCACTGACTTCGGATGACGTTGTAAATCGTATGAACGATGCTTTTCACCAGGTTTTGAAAGTTGAATTTGTAACGAAGGTTAGCTGGTATGGTGTTAGCAACCGATGGGGGAAGATAGCTTTGAGACGGTACGTCAATTTTCTAAGTCTGTTACAATGTGTAGTAGAAGATGGTGTGCACAGCTTGACAAAAGTAGAGTTTGAGAGGATTTTAAAATCAACTATACATAGCGCTAAACGTAATTTACACTCGGCAAATTTGAAGAATAGTGTTTGCAAATTTACAAATGGTCATTCAAACAGCACAAGCATCCAGGAAACCAACTCCAGTGACCCAGTCATGGAAACTGAGTCAGCTGCGACAATTACACCAGTCAATTCCAAGGAAGAGCTGGATAAACTGGAGGAATTCCTCAACACTGACAACAATATGCAGAGTATGGCAGAACGCTTGAACAGGTTAATGTCTGGGCAAGACGTTGTAAATCGTTTAAGCGAAGCTCTTTATATTGTTGTAAATGATGAATTTTTGGTGCAGTGTAGTTGGCTAGGTAGTAAAAGAAAAGAGCGAAAGATAGGTCTAAAACAGTACGTAAATTTGCAAAATCTGCTACATTGTGTGGCAGAAGCTGGCGTGTTCAGGTTGGAAAAAGACGAGTTTGAGAggattttaaaatcaaaaatatttcatgctaAAGAAAGATTGAGCCAAAGCGTTTGTGGATTAAAAAAATTCTGCACAAAAAGCGACGAAGAAACCCACTCCCTAGACCCATTCTTCGATGCTGTGACGTTTACCGAAATTATACCAGTCACATCCAAGAAAGA TGGTCGGGTCATCGACACTGAGTCTGGTGAAAAAATTTCACCAATCGTATCCAAGGAAGAGTTGGATAAGTTGGAAGAATTTCTCAACGCTGACAACAATATGCAAAGCATGGTACGACGCTTAAGCAGCTTGTTGACTGCTGATGACGCAAAAAATCGTTTGAGTGAAGCTCTTTATATTGTTGTTAGTAATAAGTTATTATCCAAGTGCAGATGGCTGGGTACTGGCAAAGACGGACTAAAGATACCTTTCAAGCGGTATATGAATTTACAAAAATTGCTACGACTAGCTGCAGACGGTGGTGTGCACAACATGGAAAAGAGGAATTTCGAGACAAtactgaaattaaaaatatttcacgctAAAAGGAGgttattaaatttcaaaaatatgaGGAAGAGCGTTTGTAGATTTAgacaacgcaaaacaaacagcgcTAGCGTTCACAAAACTCCCCCAATTGACTCAGTTACACACACTGGAAAGGATACGAAAATTTCACTGGAAACTAGGTGTACTACAGAGATATTTCCATCAC AAACTAGGGCAAGTAAGCAAATTTCACTAGAAGCTAGGGCATCATCTACGAAGATTTCACCAGGAGCTGGATCGAATTCGATTATTTCAGATATCAAATCCAAGGAAGAGTTAGATAAGCTGGAGGAATACCTCAACACTGAGAACAATATGCAGAGCATGGCGAAACGCTTAAACAGGTTAATGTCTGCGCAGGACGTTGAGAATCGTTTCAACGAAGCTCTTAATTTGGTTGTGGGAGTTGGTTTTCTAACTAAATGTAGTTGGGTGGGTAGTAGATTAACAATAGGATTACAAAAGTACGTGAATTTCCAAAGCCTGCTCCGATTGTTAGCAGAGGATAGTGTGCACACTCTGAGAAAAGCGGAtctggaaaagtttttcaaaatgAACATAAATCACGCTAAAGGCAGGAAacgcaccaaacaacaaaaatag